GTAAGGATCTGAATAAACATGTGTAATTGACCCATACACGGGATCATGCATACTAACCTCGGGTTTCTTTTCTTACTACACAGAATCCGTCGCGTATCGAACGCATTGTCGGTTACCCGACGATACGTGTCTCGTATCATCGGGCCACTGATTATTTAATCTTTTGTCATATAGATGTACAAAGCAGATATGTGCACGAGTCAAATATACCTGgagcaatagaaacaaacaaaattatctcAGCTTTCGAAGAGGCCGTGTCTCAATGTAAAACTGAAGGTAAATTGATTCACTCAAGTATAATTATTGTGTCAATAGTCAATGGAACCTTTAGTATTTGTGTACGTCTGTGCGTAACAGGTGCAGTGCTAGCGGCTCCTGTGAATGAACAACTTCGAGATGAGATGATAGCACTCATCGGTGTTAATAATCACTCAACACCTTACTTCATTAACGCGAAACTCGAACACTCTCACAACCCACAATTCGTGTCTTCAGAAGGTTAGTATATCACTATGTCCGTGTTGATTATAATGATGACATCGTAAGGTGTCAACTCACGTAACTGAGTCGTTCTACTTACTAGTATTGTAACGTTTCAGGTGTTTCACTAGACGACATGAGTGTGAGTGACATGATCGAGGAGTTAGATCCTCGTGATGGTGAGTGTTTGGCCATGGACAGTCGTACCATACGAGTGGTGTCGTGTTCTGCGCCGCTGCCGTACATGTGCTACAAGGAGAACGATACGATCAGTAATACTACTGAACGAGAAATAGGTAATGATACAGAATCAGAGATTAATTGCGGCACATCTGATCAAGGTAACTACAAAAAAACATGACTACCTACAtaatacattgttattattaagtattgcAATACTTCTGTCTAGTTAACCAGTAGTTAACGATagaaaacagacagacagaccgacaAATTCTGTTTTCTATGGTTACGACTGTCGATCACGAGGTTTCGATGTGACTCCCGTATCGTACAGTATGCTATTGACacgttttatctatactaatattataaagctgaagagttagtttgaacgctctaatctcaggaactacgggtccgacttgaaaaattctgtcagtgttagatagtctatttatcgagaaaggctttaggctatatatcatcacgctacgaccaataggagcagagtaccattaaaaaacgttacaaaaacggggaattttgaccccttctctcttatgtgtcgcaagcgaagttgcgcgggtcagctagtaatttatattatagattacgCTCGGTAGCAGGACTTTAGTCCTTTCTCTGGTATATGTATACCTACTCCCTAATACATGGgacaaatattgtaaaacaggcgtaatatgattatttcgtatataaaaataagtctttaTTACAGAATACGAATATTACAATGACACGGGCAGTTGTTATAAATTTCACCCGCAATATACGACCTGGAATGATGCGCGTGCCATCTGTGAAACTGAGGGAGGGTATCTGGTGGTCCTGAACAATGAGCTGGAGGCTCAAGTGGTCCACGACATGGGGAACTACTATATACATGTAGGAATACATGACTCGACTAATGATAATAAGGGATGGAAAAGTATTCGAGGTACGTAGGGGCTACTTTTACGCGTTCTATATATAAGTGACGGATATCCAATAGATAAATTATGGCTAAGGTTTTTTtcttaaccctttactgtcccactgctgggcaaggatgtcctcccgaacgaggaagaggttacgccttgagtccaccacaatGGGTGCGGGTTGGGGAAATGTAAAATGACACCTATAAGCTAACCGATATTTATTCGGGAGTGGTGAAAAAGAGCCTAATTGTTTAGCGAGACGAATTtctaattttataagaaaaaaccgGTAGTCGGTTGATATCGTAATacacctccgtgcctcggagagcacgatAAGCCATCGGTCCCGTTCCTGACCCCTCACTGATGGTTTCAGTCATCCGTCCCACCGTGCTATGAGAGTGAAGAAATAGAGAGTATACCTATGAATTGTGGACAATATATTCAAAGACCTGCGCCATGGGCCAGTTATAACGAAATTGGCCGCCGTGGACGGGTATTAgcattacataaaatatttcagtgatataaaatctattacaaTATCCATACATTGTCTTGACATCTATGCTAGCCGAAGCTGTGTTACAGATGCTAGTGTCTTCACCCTTAATCAAGACCTTGTTATTGTAttgacataaaacaaataatattggaatggtaaaatataaatatcaataagtcTAGtattcactcattcactcactcaacCATATGAtgactcattcattcatttagtcACTCACTCAATCATATGATGactcattcattcactcattcattcaatCAGTCTCTCATTCACTCAACCATTCCCTCATTCACTCaatcattcactcattcactcaatCACATGATGACTcattcatttacatatttactcaaTCACTCACTCAATCATAAGATGACTCATGATATGTGTTGTTTCAGGCGATCGTCTTGAAGACATCTACAATGAATGGAACAATGCACTGAAGACTTATGATGGAGAGCATTGCGCTATCATGATATACATCGGAGGGTTGAACTACAACAAGTGTGATGATGAAAGAGCTTTCCTTTGTGAAAAAGACGTTGCTGTATAGTCATTACCATAAATTATAATGAGATtaataaatgtgaataaataaaattaattaatttccacATTAAttttccactgctgggcaagggtctcccggaatgagggagggtttattctttgagtccaccacgctggctaactGTGAgactttgcatatcttcaagaactgttctaaagttCTCGCAGGCACTtaaagttgcatcacgatgttttccttcaccgttggaacaagtgggTAATAATAATGGACCACTTGTGAGGGAGGCGCAATTTAAACCAGTCAGTTATTTAGGTGAATATTGTAACAATTCATTTCAGCTTTTTCAATAACCATGATTATAATAAAGACAATTTATGCAAAATCCTAATAAtgtactaattttaattaatgtactAAAACTAAATTACTACCTCAGTGGTTCAGTGGTTCTGTTTGTAACCTCACGGCAATAGCtgtagtgccgcgtgtggtaAGTTCGAATCCCACGTAGAGCAAATTTTTACCTATagtaaatgaggcaagggaagtttgtaatgatGGTACCAAGTAGCGTTATTTGGTATCTGCCTATCCTTAAGGGAAAAACGCGTGATATTATGATGGCcggttttaaaaactttaaattaatccCTTGCCTAGCCTCGACAgcatgttaaaaaaaacatttatttatttatttacaacttacaACTATCATTACATGCTCTGCCGATCCCACTTAACGTAggataaatacaaaacaaataaaaaaaaaacaacgtagGTAATTGTTATTATCTATTCGAGTctaatgtttacaataaaagATCAAAAATGTCAAGCTTTATCTTACTCCATACTCTAACATGCAACGATCTAAGTTCTACCGAGAGAAAGAGATAGCTATACAGTTCGTATAGCGTTGTCCCTTTCTCACTTACAAACATTGACGTTTCTGATcttgaaattatttgtatttgtgttttggttatgtacaaacatacaaaatgtatccACCAGTGTTAAGTGTACCGTCTTTTACAACTTTTGTGCTTACCCTACTTGGTATGAGGCAAGGTAAGTTggtttatattactttataacattttgtaaataataaatattgtacgtaGTAAAGATCCTTTGCACACCTAATTTGTCTTGTATATAATTACGTGGAGTTTCACTCCCTTCAGGAGGGAATTTCCTTTTAAGTGCTCCTTAACACcttctaaggaatcttcataccaaacttcaactttctacgctcaatagtttcggctgtgcgttgtccattaGTCAAGCATTAacgaaaagttaaaaaaattcatagatatagatatttagattataataataaatttaaccctttaatgtctcactgcttgGTGAAAgtctcctcctggaatgagggaATAGTAAGGCCTTTAGTCCCCGGACTTTGCATAACTTCAAACACTATTCTTAACATCTCTCAGGTATACAAGTTGCATCAAGATATGGTTTACTACCTTTataacaagtgattattatttataacaatttctaataactttgaaaagtcattggtgtgttgccttgggtttcaaccgtcgaccacttacgtgggaggtgCATACTCGTATATAGACTATTCGGCTATCAAttctcttaaaaaaaacatatacttacatatttctttttttcagttgttttaaaaataactattttgtgATTATAGAGAACAGATTCGAGTTCAAGCCATCTATAAACGGTACATTAGAAGACAACAGGAACGTATTATCTTGGGCAAATGCACTCACTCAATGTAGGAATGAAggtatgaatattaattttatatcgataataatatatggtccgacaacttagtaaagagcgtTTTGACTGCCcctgtggcgcggttggtagtgtatgtGATTACCACgcaaaggtctcgggttcggaTCACGGATCGGGCCAAATAGTCTGAGCTTTTCTGTTAacaaattctcagagattgcttGGAGTAAGGCAAGTAAgctcgtagacctccgtgcctcggagaacACGTAAAGTTGTCGGTGCTGCACCTggcctctcactggtcgtgtcggtgaTCCGTCCCATCGGGTTATGAGAGTAAAGAAATAGAGTGCAACTGTGTATTGCACACACTTGTACACTTTAAACAAAGTCCAGCACCGTTACTCAATAAGATAATTGTtttgacccccggtttctgagtacatttagcggtagtttatctattctatagcgttttctttttacatgagttttatGCGCTTTTGAATGCTATAGAAACCGGGGGTTGATATTTATGATTGTACATTTCAGGAGCAGAGCTAGCGGCTCCTGTTACCGAGCAACTTCGAGACGAAATGCTAGCGttcatcaatataaataaacaaccaaCGCCTTACTTCATTAACGCAAAGCTTGTACACTCTCAAAAACCACAATTTATGTCTACAGAAGGTTGGTATATCACTATGTTTTACcctattattcataaacacactataaacctattttggTTTAAAAGCTCTCCAGTTTTCTCTTTTAATTTCggtaaggagtgaaagaaacaaaacactttataagcctttcataacttcatatattttcatgaataagAGGATTAGTTTTTTAAAGAGATAACTCCCACGCTacaaattgcttttgtgtcgcacggacttttacaaacatgcaaacaacggatacaaagtacaaccagatatgaaacaactatttgtggatcgcagaaataattgttctgtgagggaatcgaacccacgtcctcccATCCGTCCCTCCGACGCAATCGTAGTGGCGTGGTAAAATAACGACTGGTATTACtggaattaatttattatccgAAGCAATTGTTATTATGAAACAACCGTTTTAAAGTTAATCTAAAGTCGTAGCACAAGTACTCGGAATTACTTTCAAAAatggcccaaaaatgtatgaagcCTGAGTAATCTCCTTTATATTTAACATTGCAGGTGTTTCTCTAGACGATATGCCTGTGGATCACATGATTGACAGCCTAGATCTCCGTGATGGTGAGTGTTTGGCCATGGACGGTAGCACCATACGAGTGGTGTCATGTACCATGCCGCTGCCGTACATCTGCTTCAGGGAGAGAGGGAAGAAGAAGATGCTGGAATGTGCTAGAACTGATAACGGTAATTGAATCTGGCAACTTTTTGCCTTTGtcatcctagtgtcaaagtggttcaagacGCCCGAAAGACCTTTGTCATGGTTTAAAGACTGTTATCTGAGTAGACAAGAACTAGGACCGCCtatttacgtgtcctccgaagcacgaagacgttCAGGTCACCCGTCTGTAAAATGACCGCGCctatggttgcttaacccgctatttatttattaattagctaaaccgcgcagctccgctcacgttTCTTCTTAGCAtttgttttttcctttttttaaaaacaataagtgGAACTGGatgagccgttcttgagttatgcTCTTAGTAACACATTTGGcgatttcttttatatataagattatttCTTTACAGGCTACAAAGCGGCACTGTCTACAGGCAGTTGCTACAAATTCCACAATGAAAGACTGAACTGGTTTGCCGCCAAGTCGGTCTGCGAGGCGGAAGGTGCTCACCTGGTCATCATCAATGATAGGGTGGAGGCGTTGACGGTCCGCAGACACTTGGTCGGTTCTACTGGGTTCTATCTATTCACTGGAGTGATAGATAAGGATACGTGGTTCAGTGTGAAGGGTAAGAGATGATTTCAACAACTTAGTTGAGAGCCTTATATGCAAGGGATATACCTTATACCCATGAGGGTAgcagaggtatacaaaataaaaattattgtgaCTCGCAGGcgcaaagatttttattaaacgacttcaaaaaaggaggaggttctcaattcgactgcaTTTTTTCTTACATTTCTTGGGGTCATGCTAAGTCCCCGgcacgcacttggccagcgtggtggactcaaggagtAACCCCTAAGGAGtctggtaacgtgtccggtatatgacaagttttcccctattacatgggactaacattttcAATGGCGAAACGCGTAATGCGTCCTTCAGGTATAAAAGGCGAACGTATGTCCTTcaggtataaaaggcgtgatatcaAGTATGTAAGGTctccaaatataatatttattgaaaaattataatacaatataaatataatatctattttttattaattccagGTGAGCGTGAAACAGAGTTATACTTCGTGTGGAGTGAGGGTTACAATAAAACAAGTCGAATGACCTGCGCTACTTTGAACTACAGTGGACTGTTGGACGACTTTAATTGTGAATCATATTACTATGCGTTCACTTGTGAAATGGAGGCTCATTGGAAAACTGAAGAAAAAGCTCAATAAAcgcttatattatttattatttttctcccTCTCACATACCCATACGTGATGTTTAACTTTATGTGTattttgtaatcaaaataaaacacaaaataataacaatagacATGCGAGGTTTTGAGTGTTTAAAGATAACCCTGTATACCTACATCGAGACGCTACCATGGCATCCTTCCTTCAGCCTATTaatgacaaacaaaacaataacagttggttaattgaaaaatataaaatgctaCACGATTGTTACGAATCTAGGTACACGGCGCGATTCCCTGGCAAGGATTTTTCTATGTTGAGATTGGTGGCGATGTCAGCTATATGCCGAATTCCATCAATAacacattaaaaacaaaataataaaaaaaatatatatttcatgtCCAATTTTTGAGACTGCTTACTAAtcaatattgaaacaaaagtccTACTAGGTaactatttttaatctgtggtaACGAGCGACAATGCAGGCGCAGCGGAACGTATGTGCGAGAAagatgcaaatatattttaattagagAGAGAGGGAGACATCGAACGCATTTGTCGTTATGACATTTTTGACAGATTCGTTTTCAATTTGCGCGGTCACTACCATGCTAGTTattttagatatattatatttttattttattaagtaggaTAAGTggataatttaaaatgtgtttaattatattatttaaatgtgtcTTAGTGTTTTTCGTCTGCGTAACAATATAGTGATTACCAAGTGAATTACGGATCGTGTCTTGCACAGatttgtaagtacctacctactacttttattgttatagtttGTGTTGTATTTCCGTTAGAATAGTATTATTTAGAATTCAGCGGTTGTCTGATAGACTTCTTTTGGAGAAAAAGGCGTTTAAGGCCAGTAAAACTTATTGGTATAATATGTACAAGTCGcgtaattaataatatgagcagtagttttaataacattattttatttatttgcaaaaagtccaggtgcgtagtactcgtaaccggcggtcctgtatgacaagatgtatggatgtgaataaagcaaataaagtttgtaaggatcgttcaAGTGGTGTTCTCTAGTCTccgtctacccctatgggaaaagaggcgtgatttaatgtatgtatgtttggcgcagtggttcaagtggtcacctcgccgcaataaccgtcgcaccgcgtgtggtgggttctaATCCTATCCGGGACATATATTAGTGTGATGAGCAGCAGtgtctgttctgagcctggttgtcaatttatctataatataagtatgtatttagaagtatatagtatgtttatcagtaatttggttgccatagtacaagctctgcatagtttgtaatcaaatgaccgtgtgtgagttgtccaatgatatttatttatttatgtaatcgATTACGATACAACAACGTCCTTTTCACAATAGTAAGATCTTTCAACATCACAATTGACGTAATCCAGTCCACTGTACATCAACACAAGACATTGCTCTCCTGTGTAACGGTGTATTTCAAAGTTCCACCCTTTGTAGATGTCTTCAAGACGCTCCCCTGAAACAACGCATAGTTGAAAACTTTGCCTATGAACCAACAACTTAGTGGTGAGTCCTAGGCTCACAGCTGGTAAAAAAAATCCAGTAatattccactgctgggcaaaggtttcctcacgatatgagggaagggttaagccttgagtcgaCCACgatgaccaagtgcgggttggggacatggcataccttcaagaactctTATACAAtacttcaccgttggaacatcTTTAGTGATAGTTAATCTGTTTTTTATACACGAAAAGTGTTTGTGTTGTCTCGGGCTTGTTATCTATTGGTTATTTTATACGACACTTATACACCGTAAAAGTGTTCCAGATGCCTACCATGAATACTTTTCCATCCCTTATTATCGTTTGTGGAGTCACGTATTCCTACATGTATGAAGAAGTGCCCCATATCGTGGATCACTTGAGCCTCCAGATCATTGTTGGGGATCATCAGGTACCCCCCCTCAGCCTCACAGATGGCTAGCGCATCATCCCAGGACGCATCTTGCTTGTGTAATTTGTAACAACTGCCTGTGACATTATTATATAcgaattctgtaaaaaaatacttatttttatatacgtaACATCACATTTGTTGGACCCGAAGAGGGGgtaatactcgatagtagtcgATAGAGTAGGCAAAAGTGTATAGAACACGAACAagaatacactcacgtttcgcttTTTACAATGTTTGTCCCGTGTAAGATGAGTCTATTTTGCCATATATCAGGCAATTTTAAGTTTCGGATTTGAAGTTTCGGactaatatttagaaatattctaatgAAAAGTTGAAATATACCAATAGCATGTTGGCATGTTGCACACCTCGGGTATCGAACCCAAAACCTCGTTAACAGCAGTCGAAACTACTGTCCAGACAGAAGCGGTAGAAAACTTAGCAAAAACAACAAGATATTTAGGTAATAATGTATTTTGCAGTTACCTTTATCAGATGTGCCACAACTAATCTCTCGTTTTGTAGTATTACTGATAGTATCGTTCTCCTTGTAGCACATGTACGGCAGCGGCGCAGAACACGACACCACTCGTATGGTACGACTGTCCATGGCCAAACACTCACCATCACGAGGATCTAACTCCTCGATCATGTCACTCACACTCATGTCGTCTAGTGAAACACCTGAAACGTAACAATACTTGTAAGTACAATGACTCAGTTACGTGAGTTGACACCTTCATCATTATAATCAACACGGACATAGTGATATACTAACCTTCTGAAGACACGAATTGTGGATTGTGAGAGTGTACAAGTTTTGCGTTAATGAAGTAAGGTGTTGAGTGATTATTAACACCGATGAGTGCTATCATCTCGTCTCGAAGTTGTTCGTTCACAGGAGCCGCTAGCACTGCACCTGTCACGTACAGACATAAGTACACAAATACTAGATGTTTCATTGACTATTAACACAATCATACTTGAGTGAATTAATTTACCTTCATTTTTGCATTGAGACACCGCTTCCTCGAACGTTGTGATAATCTTGTTTGTATCTATTGATCCACGTATAGTTGACTTGAACACGTATCTGCCTTGTACATCTATACGGCAAAAGGTTAAGATATTAATAGTACTGTAGGTATATCCTAGATTTATGTGTCTGTAGTCTAGTTAGTAGATACTTTTTTTCCAAACCTAGAAAGTTGAGGACGAGTTTCGCGGCTTCtacatatattaggtcggggaaagtcttttcgcattatagtatgtatgaacttataataaaatcttttatctacacaaaatagctcgatatttgggtacctcacaagtTCACTGGAAGAAACCTAATGGACCGTGtaggtactcatttgtgattcttgaagccaaagagattttattacaagttcatacttactataatgcgaaaagactttttccccgacctaatataattatattgtacgGAAAACCCGATCATCCATATTACGCGCCCAGGCTATACAGTTCATGGTTTTAATGTTAGTTGATGGAATATTCTCAACAGTAGACCGAAGTTTACGAGCATGTCCTTTATATAGCAATATATTTCCCTACAACGTGGGTCTAACTGTACCAATGGCGAAAAGTAGATGTTTTTCTGCCGCtgccgcttaaaccactgcgccaaactgcacgtttggc
This Anticarsia gemmatalis isolate Benzon Research Colony breed Stoneville strain chromosome 25, ilAntGemm2 primary, whole genome shotgun sequence DNA region includes the following protein-coding sequences:
- the LOC142983923 gene encoding uncharacterized protein LOC142983923, which encodes MFTIAVCVLVSLAINDVQSRYVHESNIPGAIETNKIISAFEEAVSQCKTEGAVLAAPVNEQLRDEMIALIGVNNHSTPYFINAKLEHSHNPQFVSSEGVSLDDMSVSDMIEELDPRDGECLAMDSRTIRVVSCSAPLPYMCYKENDTISNTTEREIGNDTESEINCGTSDQEYEYYNDTGSCYKFHPQYTTWNDARAICETEGGYLVVLNNELEAQVVHDMGNYYIHVGIHDSTNDNKGWKSIRGDRLEDIYNEWNNALKTYDGEHCAIMIYIGGLNYNKCDDERAFLCEKDVAV
- the LOC142983886 gene encoding lymphocyte antigen 75-like, whose translation is MYPPVLSVPSFTTFVLTLLGMRQENRFEFKPSINGTLEDNRNVLSWANALTQCRNEGAELAAPVTEQLRDEMLAFININKQPTPYFINAKLVHSQKPQFMSTEGVSLDDMPVDHMIDSLDLRDGECLAMDGSTIRVVSCTMPLPYICFRERGKKKMLECARTDNGYKAALSTGSCYKFHNERLNWFAAKSVCEAEGAHLVIINDRVEALTVRRHLVGSTGFYLFTGVIDKDTWFSVKGERETELYFVWSEGYNKTSRMTCATLNYSGLLDDFNCESYYYAFTCEMEAHWKTEEKAQ
- the LOC142983946 gene encoding uncharacterized protein LOC142983946, encoding MFNIAVCVLVLAVTDVQGRYVFKSTIRGSIDTNKIITTFEEAVSQCKNEGAVLAAPVNEQLRDEMIALIGVNNHSTPYFINAKLVHSHNPQFVSSEGVSLDDMSVSDMIEELDPRDGECLAMDSRTIRVVSCSAPLPYMCYKENDTISNTTKREISCGTSDKEFVYNNVTGSCYKLHKQDASWDDALAICEAEGGYLMIPNNDLEAQVIHDMGHFFIHVGIRDSTNDNKGWKSIHGERLEDIYKGWNFEIHRYTGEQCLVLMYSGLDYVNCDVERSYYCEKDVVVS